In Cicer arietinum cultivar CDC Frontier isolate Library 1 chromosome 7, Cicar.CDCFrontier_v2.0, whole genome shotgun sequence, a single window of DNA contains:
- the LOC101496465 gene encoding uncharacterized protein: MDSSDGRVAYSSLSKLVKEKNHIGYDDMNRHVESTWSEPETGTPGGPLASTSTNQEISYQFPYEGDDLFDGGYEINYDAHDASHSNMPPEVNLKNVLSRIYSILTGKTTAPRVDVNHLLPSSDVSFLSSEKNGDVYLDSSVYTYTPSAPPLCLLNGAEYSSYKEVLEAEPPEWLPDSSTTVCMQCSASFTALTRGRHHCRFCGGIFCRICTKGMCLLPVRFRERNPQRVCDTCYDRLDPLQGVLINTISNAVQIAKHDVMDWTSARGWLNLPIGLSMEHEIYKASNTLQNYCQVAKSNPERSIPLSVLKSAQGLAILTVVKAGSIVSYKLGTGLVVARRHDGSWSAPSAICSMGLGWGAQIGGELMDFIIILHDMKAVKTFCSRMHFSLGAGCSAAAGPVGRVLEADLRAGDRGSGMCYTYSCSKGAFVGVSLEGNIVATRMDANLRFYGDPYLTTSDILLGMVDRPKAAQPLYTNLHDLYSSLRY, encoded by the exons ATGGATTCCTCCGATGGAAGAGTTGCGTACTCTTCACTCTCAAAGCTAGTAAAAGAGAAAAATCACATTGGTTATGATGATATGAATCGCCATGTCGAATCTACATGGTCTGAGCCTGAAACTGGTACACCAGGTGGCCCATTAGCATCAACATCTACTAACCAAGAGATATCATATCAGTTTCCTTATGAGGGTGATGACTTGTTTGATGGAGGTTATGAGATAAACTATGATGCTCACGATGCTTCACATTCTAACATGCCTCCTGAGGTGAATTTGAAGAATGTGCTTTCTAGAATTTATTCTATTTTGACCGGAAAAACCACGGCTCCAAGGGTTGATGTAAACCATCTGTTACCGAGTTCAGATGTATCGTTTCTTAGCTCTGAAAAGAATGGAGATGTTTACCTTGATTCTTCTGTGTACACGTACACGCCGAGTGCGCCCCCACTTTGTCTGCTAAATGGAGCTGAATATAGTTCCTACAAGGAGGTCCTGGAAGCTGAACCACCTGAGTGGCTCCCTGATAGTTCTACTACTGTTTGTATGCAGTGTTCTGCTTCGTTTACTGCACTTACAAGGGGGAGACATCATTGCCGGTTTTGTGGGGGGATTTTTTGTCGAATATGTACAAAGGGGATGTGTTTATTGCCTGTTAGGTTCAGAGAAAGGAATCCTCAAAGGGTTTGTGATACATGCTATGACAGGCTTGATCCTTTACAGGGTGTTCTTATCAACACCATAAGCAATGCTGTACAAATAGCTAAGCATGATGTCATGGACTGGACTAGTGCTAGAGGGTGGCTTAATCTTCCTATTGGCTTATCTATGGAGCATGAGATATATAAAGCATCCAATACATTGCAAAACTACTGCCAG GTAGCCAAATCCAATCCTGAGAGGTCCATCCCTCTATCTGTTCTCAAAAGTGCCCAAGGTCTAGCCATTTTGACAGTTGTCAAAGCTGGTTCAATCGTCTCTTACAAACTGGGTACAGGTTTGGTTGTTGCACGAAGACACGATGGATCATGGTCTGCACCATCGGCTATATGCTCCATGGGTTTAGGATGGGGTGCTCAG ATCGGTGGTGAACTTATGgattttataattattcttCACGATATGAAAGCTGTGAAGACATTCTGCAGTCGCATGCATTTTTCCCTTGGTGCTGGTTGTAGTGCTGCCGCCGGACCTGTTGGGAGAGTGCTTGAGGCAGATCTTCGTGCTGGTGATAGGGGCTCTGGCATGTGTTATACGTACAGTTGCAGTAAAG GTGCATTTGTAGGAGTGTCATTGGAAGGGAATATAGTTGCAACCAGGATGGATGCCAATCTGCGCTTTTACGGTGATCCTTATCTCACTACATCTGACATTCTACTTGGCATGGTGGACAGACCAAAGGCTGCTCAACCATTATACACCAACCTTCATGATTTATATTCGAGTTTACGCTACTAG
- the LOC101496798 gene encoding uncharacterized protein has product MGSSDGRVAYSSLSKLEKEKNHFGYDDMNRRVESTWSEPEPGTPGGPLAATFTNQEISYQFPYEGDDLFDGGYESNDDAHGVSHSNMPPEVNLKNVLSGIYSILTGKTKAPSSDVNHLLPSSNVSFLGSGKNGDVFLDSSVYTPSAPPLCLPNGAEYSSYKEVLEAEPPEWLPDSSTTVCMQCSASFTALTRGRHHCRFCGGIFCRICTKGRCLLPVSFRERNPQRVCDTCYDRLDPLQGVLINTISNAVQVAKHDVMDWTSARGWLNLPIGLSMEHEIYKASNTLQNYCQVAKSNPERSIPLSVLKSAQGLAILTVVKVGAMVSYKLGTGLVVARRHDGSWSAPSAICSFGLGWGAQIGGELMDFIIILHDMKAVKTFCSRMHFSLGAGCSAAAGPVGRVLEADLRAGDRGSGMCYTYSCSKGAFVGVSLEGNIVATRMDANLRFYGDPYLTTSDILLGMVDRPKAAQPLYTNLHDLYSSLRY; this is encoded by the exons ATGGGTTCCTCTGATGGAAGAGTTGCGTACTCTTCACTCTCTAAGctagaaaaagagaaaaatcatTTTGGTTATGATGATATGAATCGCCGTGTCGAATCTACATGGTCTGAGCCTGAACCTGGTACACCAGGTGGCCCATTAGCCGCAACATTTACAAACCAAGAGATATCATATCAGTTTCCTTACGAGGGTGATGACTTGTTTGATGGAGGTTATGAGTCGAACGATGATGCTCATGGTGTTTCACATTCTAACATGCCTCCTGAGGTGAATTTGAAGAATGTGCTTTCTGGGATTTATTCTATTTTGACCGGAAAAACCAAGGCTCCAAGTAGTGATGTAAACCATCTGTTACCGAGTTCAAATGTATCGTTTCTTGGTTCTGGAAAGAATGGAGATGTTTTCCTTGATTCTTCTGTGTACACGCCGAGTGCACCGCCACTTTGTCTGCCAAATGGAGCTGAATATAGTTCCTACAAGGAGGTCCTGGAAGCTGAACCACCTGAGTGGCTCCCTGATAGTTCTACTACTGTTTGTATGCAGTGTTCTGCTTCGTTTACTGCACTTACGCGGGGGAGACATCATTGCCGGTTTTGTGGGGGGATTTTTTGTCGAATATGTACAAAGGGGAGGTGTTTATTGCCTGTTAGTTTCAGGGAAAGGAATCCTCAGAGGGTTTGTGATACATGCTATGACAGGCTTGATCCTTTACAGGGTGTTCTGATCAACACCATAAGCAATGCTGTGCAAGTAGCTAAGCATGATGTCATGGACTGGACTAGTGCTAGAGGGTGGCTTAATCTTCCTATTGGCTTATCTATGGAGCATGAGATATATAAAGCATCCAATACATTGCAAAACTACTGCCAG GTAGCCAAATCCAATCCTGAGAGGTCCATCCCTTTATCTGTTCTCAAAAGTGCCCAAGGTCTAGCCATTTTAACAGTTGTCAAAGTTGGTGCAATGGTCTCTTACAAACTGGGTACTGGTTTGGTTGTTGCACGAAGACACGATGGATCATGGTCTGCACCATCTGCTATATGCTCCTTTGGTTTAGGATGGGGTGCTCAG ATCGGTGGTGAACTTATGgattttataattattcttCACGATATGAAAGCTGTGAAGACATTCTGCAGTCGCATGCATTTTTCCCTTGGTGCTGGTTGTAGTGCTGCCGCCGGACCTGTTGGGAGAGTGCTTGAGGCAGATCTTCGTGCTGGTGATAGGGGCTCTGGCATGTGTTATACGTACAGTTGCAGTAAAG GTGCATTTGTAGGAGTGTCATTGGAAGGGAATATAGTTGCAACCCGGATGGATGCCAATCTGCGCTTTTACGGTGATCCTTATCTCACTACATCTGACATTCTACTTGGCATGGTGGACAGACCAAAGGCTGCTCAACCATTATACACCAACCTTCATGATTTATATTCGAGTTTACGTTACTAG